In Cydia splendana chromosome 26, ilCydSple1.2, whole genome shotgun sequence, the following are encoded in one genomic region:
- the LOC134803073 gene encoding D site-binding protein-like, giving the protein MSKNVPSVVGPLLAALPPPPCLPYCQHLPLRSPPPLHGLSEEARRRGEKRPIPAELKDEKYFERRRRNNQAAKKSRDARRVREDQIAWRACLLEQENASLRAHVAALRQETLALRALLAADEPAVPTSTTAD; this is encoded by the exons atgtcaaaaa ATGTGCCCAGCGTGGTGGGTCCCCTGCTAGCCgcgctgccgccgccgccgtgccTGCCCTACTGCCAGCACCTGCCCTTGCGCAGCCCGCCAC CGCTCCACGGACTGTCAGAAGAGGCCCGTCGTCGCGGCGAGAAGCGACCAATCCCCGCCGAGCTAAAGGACGAGAAGTACTTCGAGCGGCGCCGCCGCAACAACCAGGCCGCCAAGAAGTCACGAGACGCGCGCCGAGTGCGAGAGGACCAG ATTGCATGGCGAGCCTGTCTTCTCGAGCAAGAAAACGCGTCATTGCGCGCACATGTGGCGGCGCTCAGACAAGAGACGTTAGCGCTGAGGGCGCTACTAGCGGCTGATGAGCCCGCCGTACCTACTAGCACCACCGCTGACTAG